The genomic interval CTCTGTGGGCTACAGGTGGTCTTGGAATGTCTCCCTTGGGGATTGGGAGTTCCTTGAAGGCAGAGACCAAAACAGAGGCGGGTCCAAAGCTTAGGCTGGCTTTGGGAAGGTTCCAGAAGGAATAAGTGAACAGACGAGGAAACAAATGCAGAAGTGAATGGACATGTGTGAACATGACAGTAAGTGAACTTCCTAAAAGAAGGCCGGGCTGGAGGCCAGGCACACAGGCATTCCATAccctgggcagagagagggactCAGCATCTGCCTCTACTCCTGTGCCCCCACCCAGAGCCCTGGGACCACCAGGACTGCTAAGCTCCAGGTCAGTGTCTTCAGTACTCTCTTACCTGTGGCACACGGCACTCTCTCCATGGGCAGGCCCAGTGGGCCAAAGACATTCGGCACAGAGGACAGAGGTGACAGCAAGAACAGAGCGGTGGCAGTGCCTGCAAGAGATATATATATCATCGACTCTATGACAATCTAGCTTGTCCCCCACAACCCAGGGTAAGCAGTGAGACTTACATGGCAGGAGGCAGCTGGAACCATCCTGCAGGAGCACACAGGGGTAGAGCCCTGCTGGGGAAGGGAGCAAGCCGAAAGGAGGCGCCTGTGAAGAAGAGCATTGTCTAAGTCTTCAGCCCCTACCTGGACGCCCCTCTATGAATTCATCCCCTTAGTAGCAAGGTAGCCAAGCCAAGACCCCATCTCCCAGAAGAGGGGACCAGCAGTTACTGGTCAAACGACTAGCCCAGGGTGACACATGCAGCCAGGATGTGgcagagccagaagctggagcCAATGATCAGACGTAGAAGCCTGACTCTCATTTGTTCAGCAAAGTCCCCTCTGCCAGCTTCCATGTCCCAGGCCTTCCCTATGGCTAGCTACACTCACCTCTCTAGTTCATGAACCCGTTGGGCCAGGACATGCTGCTCTGCCCGGGCCAGGTCCCGGCTACTCCGCAGCTGTCCCATTTCCTTCCTAGTGGAGAGTAGGCATTGGGTGATGGGAGGTAAGGCCAATACCATGAGGAAGGTGGGAACCAAGGGGAGCAAAGAACCAGGCATGGGTCGGTCAGATCTTAGCCAAAGTAGATGAGCAGGAATGAGCAGTGAGAGAGTTCCAGTGCTGGCCCAACCTTGCTTTACCTGAGCCTCTCATTCTCCAACATAAACTCCTGTAGCATCCCATAGAGGTTCCGCTGGGCCCAGGCCACTCGGGCTCCATGGGGCCCCGGTGCTGCAGAGAAGAAGGACAATTGTTGCACTCAAAGCCACCAAGCCTCtatccccaccccttcctggcCCTCAGGAAGCTCATACCCCTGGTGTGCACTTGATCCAGCTGGAGCCGCAGGTGACGATTCTCCTCTTGGAGCCGTAACAGCTCGGCCTCTACTGGCTGGGGTGGCTTTACTCCAGGGGACTACCAAAGAAGAAGCCCAGGGCCACTCTTTATGATTGCAGAGGCTGTGCCCAGCATAATGGCTTTCCGTTGTGAAGATCTGTAGACCCTAAACTTCAGCCCTTGCTTCACTTGCCAGCTTTACGTACTGGCCCAGGTCATACCACGTCTTTATTGTGTCATTCTGAATGGATTCAGCCAGAAGTGGACCTGATTCCAAGCCCAAACTCAGTTCTGCCACAGTCTTGACTTACACTGTGATCTCCAAATTGACCACGTATCAGGCCCCATATTAGACCTGACCAGCTGAGATCCCGAGTACATCTTGATGACAGCCCACGAGGTCTTCAGCCCTAGCCCTGCCTAGACTCTGTCACACTTAGACCCTTGGCTATGACTCTGATATCAATCATGACATCATTCCCAGAATCCCACCCAAATCCCAACTCTCATCCAATCCTAGATTCCAACCAGGAAGGTAACTGGCTCTGGCTGGCTGTTACCTCCTCACCTTGGGACCCTGTGGCTGGGTGGTGATCCGCTGAGCTCGGCTTGCATATCGCAGAGTGCTGAGAGTCTCAGGGAGGCACTGCGCTGAAGGGGACACGCAGGCGACCTAGAGAGGCCCGTCCCTGAGCGCGTCTATGGAAAAGACCTTTCCTTAGGGCTCAGACCCTCGACCAGCTTCCCCATCCATCAGATACCATGAGTGTGACCCCACGGCCCCCAAGGGAGTCTGCCAGCAACTTGGTGAGCTTGCTGTCCCGGAAGGGAATGTGGCTCTGCTTCCTCTGTGGGTCCAACAGCAGGGAGATGCAGTGGCCTGGTGCAAAGAGAAAAGCCCCAAAGAGATTGCACTGTGTGAGCCAAGCTACCTAGCTAGGCTGCTGCAGAGCAGAAAGCCCTGCCAGGCTGTGAAACCCTAGTCCCATCCCATTGCTTCCACATTGGTGTCTAGCCACAGACCAGGCTCTCTGACAGCACACACGTGCGCTGTCCACTCAACTCCCAATATTCAGCAGAGACTTGAGAGATCTCCAACCAATAACTGACTGACAAGGAATGTCAGCAGCAGCTGCCACACCACAGGTAAGTAGTGAAGCTAGTTCCCTAGGGACCTAGGGCCAGCCAGAAGTTGGATACACAGACCCATTATTTTCCCTGTACTGTGCCCGTCTTCCAGGAATTACAAGGGACATATGAAATGATGCTGACCTTAGAATGTACAGACTGGTAACCGTCTACCAGAGGAGGAAAGTCAGTCTCAGACTTGATGCCAGGACTCTAGCCCTCATCTGTAACCCAAGTCCTGTGGTCTCCCTAGTGTTGCAATGATCTAGATCAGAGAAGGTACCCTAAAGTCAGACCAGTAAGCCCCCAGGTCTTACCCAATGCCAATAAGCTGCGGTTAATGCTATTAGCCTCAAGCATCAGCTGCCCTCGGGATCCTGTGGCTGCCACTTTCTCACTGCCCGCAAGGTCCACGAAGCACAGCTTTCCTCCAACAGGGGGCCCCCCAAGGTCCACAGGTGGTACCTGCTGAGACTGGTGAACCAGGGCTTGATGGGAGCTTGGAGAAGACTGTCTCCATCAAAGTCAGTGCCTCAACATCAAAGATTTCCTCCCCAGGCACCCCCAGAAGATCCAAGTTGTTTTATACATGCAAAGGCAGAGTCTTGGTGGGTATCCCCGAGCCAGCCCTTCCACAGGCTGGGCACTCACAGTTGGGTGGCTGATGTGGAGGGTAAGCAGGGCATGgcttctgctggaggcctggTTCAAGGTATGTGAGGAGCTCCGGCGACGGCTGAGACCTGCGGAAGAGGACGTCAGGGATGGTACCATCTAGGAAGGATGGGCATCCCAGTGAAAGACTGTTCCCAAGGAGCAAGAATGTCGGATAGGTATCAGGAAGCAGCATGAAGGGCTGGCTTAGGGAGTGAAGGGTACCAGCTCTGGTGCTGCCAGGAGCAAGGAGTACGGGAGAAGGGAGCAAAAGAACATCAGAGAGGCACCTCGCCTACTGtgtggaaagacagagaaaccaaaacagAGATCAGCAGAGAAGTGTAATATCGGGGCCACATCCGGTGTCCTAGTGTCCGCAGTGCCTGCCCGAGGAGGGTTCTAAGTCGATGCTCAGATGAGGAAAGAACAGGAGCCTCATAAACAAGCTAGGCTACAGGGCATGACCATTTCTCTTAGGCTCTACAAGGGTGGAAGATTGAAATCAAGAGGAGTGAGTGAGAGGCACGAACAGACAGTCTGGAGGCAAGGCCACCAGCCTGTGGCCACCTTTGCCATGTCTTTGAATTGATGTTTTGCTAGCCCTTCTCTGCCTCAAGAATCCTCTTTTAAGGGCCAATTCCAGCAGCCTAGGTCCAGGGAGCCTCGGAGGGAGTTGAGGAATCCTTGCCCCCAAAGTTCCCATGAGGCAGCCTACCCATCTGCAGGAGCTCCAGCAAGGCCTCCAGACTGCCAAACTCCACTACCCGAAGCTGCTCCACATAGAAGCCTCGTGCCTTGGTCCACCGAACAGGCAGAGGCCGTGCAGACCCCAGACTCAGCAAGTCCCAAAcctgggagaggaaggagacGAAACAGGCTCATAGTCTTTTGACAGTGGTCCTGTCTCCCCTTTCGCTTCTTAGCATCCTTGGTCCTTGAAATGTAAGACCTTTCCACGTGGACTGCCATTCGCTTACCTGCTCATTGTAGATCTCCAGGTAGGAGGCTCGGAGAGTGACAGGGGAATCCAGGTGCTGCACTCGATCTAATAGCCAGGTGAAGGTCCTCTGCATGATGCCAGTCAGGCTGGGGGGTACGGGCACGCCTTCCCCCTGGGGGCAAAGACAGCTGGGGCTGCAGCAGGAGCTTCAGCGGCAGCAGTATTTAGTAAAGGCCACCCTCTTTGCAGAGCATTAAATGTTCCAGAAGCCATGCCATGGGCCCCGATCCTATTTCACTGAAATCTCACAGTCCATCCGTGCCACCCTACAGACGAACTAACTAAAAGCAAGTAAGAGAAGCTGCCCAAATCAGACGCTCCAAACTCTGCAAGTCCTGGCCTTTGTTCCTCAGATACCAGGTCTGTGAAACAATGGGGTGGGGGCAGCATTATCCACGCCCCTTCCAGCCCATCCACAAGTCCCATCCACAACCCGGCTTCACTAGGCTGCCCACCTGCGGAGGAGGTCCAGTCAGAGTGTAGGTCTTCCCGGAACCAGTCTGGCCAAAAGTGAAGACCGTGCAGGAGAAACTGTGGGCGGCGAGGACGTGGCTGAGCCCGAGAAGCGGGGCTCCGGGCTGTGTGAGAACCCAAGTTCCGCTCAGCCCAAGTATCACTCACCCGCGCAGCGCCAGCTCGCCCAGGCGCTTCACACCGCAGGCTCTGAACACGTCCTCCTGTGTGCGCGCCCCGTCCATTACCGCGCCGAAGCGGAACGCCACTTCGGGGCCTCCACCCGGAGGGCTCACCTGGAGAGAGGATGGAGTAAGGGCGAGGCACCATGTAGGGATGGGGCATTCGGAGAGGCAGGCATTCTGGATTGAGCGGAGTGGGGCATTCTGCGGTGGGAGAGCACATCCTGGGGAGGCGGGACTATCTAAAAGGGGGCGGGCATtctgtggggaaggagagaggggtcCCAAGGCAAAGTTGCTCCCGTTGGACGCCAGGATCCCCTCCTCAGGTTCTTTTGCGGGGTATTTGGAAGGCTTCTCACCTGCAGAGTCCTGGTCCCCGAGCAGTGCAGTGCACTCTGCTCCCCTCTACGCAGTTCCACTGTGCTCATGGGACGCACCCTGGCACCCAAGAGAGACCAGACGGTCCATCCGGATAGTGCTTTTGGTCTCTTCCGGGCCCGGGTGCCTCCTAGCGGACCCATACTTACCTGAGCACCACTTGAATGGGGGTTTCTGATCCTTCTGGCCCTTGCTCCAGGTTCCGCGCTGGGTCTCTGTGGCCACACGAGAGAGTTACCATCCCTACCCTTAGTCGCTGTCCTCTGGGAGAGCTTTAGGGGATCGGTAAACTCAAACAAGTTGTTATTACCCGTCGGGAGACCCACGTTCCTCCATGCCTTGTACTGCACACGATTTCTTTCCCTTCCCAATATGCCTCCCCCTCACCACAGCAAGACTGTCCAGATGCACCTTacatccatccctcctccccagtcTCCCACAGCCAGTCATCCAGAAAAACTGCAGCCTGCCCAGAGCTAGCAAGTTAAAGATTTACCTACCCCACCCGTGAGGTGGGGAAGTCCCATGCCAGGGCATTCTAGTTAGGGGTGGTTCTGGAGTCTAAGGATCCCTTGCTTTGGCCAGTCTCCTCTGGAGAGCTCTAAAGGATTACCCAGACCATCTTCCTGTGTCTCAAAGACATAAATCAGGGCTGGGAAGGGCTCAGCTAAGGCCACAGAGCcagtgagagagaaggaggctCTTCTGGCACACACCTTCCCTCTCCCAATAGCTCAGCCTTTCCTTAGCACAGAGCCCAGGGAGTGGAGGACCACAGAAAacctggctggctggttggcctCTGGGCTGAGCTGACATCAGCTTTCGAACATCTGGTTAAATATTGGTGCACCTGCCTCTGGTAAGCCAATGCTAAACCAAAGCCAGTGTGGTGTTTAACTCTATTGGCCAGGCTCACCAAAGCAGCAACTGCAGCCGAGATGTCTGTCTGTGAGCATGCTCAGGCCGGACCACCACTTTTCCTTGCCAGTCTCCAGGATGACCCCAGGCTCATTGCTGCTGATGAGGTGGGTGGGCATAACCCAAGGGTATGGAATCGTTGGGGAAGCGCAGAGGCTTGTAGCTGGGAGTGTATGGAGTGAGAGGGCAGGTGAGGAGCTCCGAGTGAAGCACACAATTCGGTAAAGTAGGGAAGAGGTGCAAAGATggggtcatggagagatgttggGGGCTGCTGAGGGCTCCATCTTTTGGACTCCTCAGAGAACCAGGAAGGCactcagggtcacacagagaactGACAGGTTGCCATTGTTGAATCAACAAGAGGAGAGGAACATAAGAGAATAAATACAGAGGCATCATGGGCAATGTCTGTCATAGGGCACTCTAAGTCTGGGACCTCTACTCTGGGCTAACAGTGGAGGTGATGAGAAGGTCAGACCTTGTATAAAATCATGTAGATGAGTATTAAGGGGGTAAGTATAACTGTAAAGACctactgtctttttctctctgcctatctctgtctctatctctttgtctctctgcgcCTATGTCActcgtctctctctctgtctctctgtctctctctctgtgtgcacgcacatgtacaTGGGCATGTGGTATAGCACcaatgaggaggtcagaggacaatcagGTGTCAGTCTTGCCTTCCACTAAGGACAAGGGCAGATCTAGTTCTCTTGTCAGAGTGCCTAGCATGAACAAAGCCATAAATTCAGTCCCAATACCACAAAAACTAGGCACACACTTAAAGTCCTGACACTCCGGAGGTATGGGCAGGCATCAGAaaatcaaggtcatccttagctgcatagcatgctcaaggccagcctggaatccATGAGAACCTGTGCAATAGTTAGTCTTTGTTGGAACTGTCCAAAACACAAGCAGCTTGGCACTCATGCAAGGGATTCTTTTGATCTGattatttgaggtgggaagactccCCCTCCCAATATCGGTAACACCTTCTGGTGGCATCCCAGAGAAaaggacatgggagaaggaaactttgcttttttgcctgcttgcttgccttCACTCTGTAGGCATGTTCACCTATCCTGTTGCTGACTCCGTTGCAGCATTCTTTTGCTTATATTAGAATCAGCTCCTTCAGGCATCCAACAAAGAGGAGAAATAGACAAGTCCATGGTCATAGATGGTGCATGCACCAGGATTCTCTAGCAGAACAGAAATAATGGAAGGGATATCTATATTGATATCAATATCGATATAGTATTTATTATATTGGCTTTCAAGAGTCTGTGTGCTCCAGCAATGTCTGTCTTCACACAGGAAAGGCTGAGACCTGGTAGATGCTCAGTCTGTAAGTCTGGCTGCCTCAGCACTGGCAATCTTGCATTGCAGGTCTGGAGGGATGCTATAGAGCCACTAGTATTCAGCTCGTGTTGGATAGATGAAGAACCTGGCTTTGGATATCAGGGAAGAACAGTAGCAGTATTAGTggagcatcagcatcagcatcagtgTAGATGAACTTGTGAACAGACTAGATGAGCTTGCTAGCAAGAACCAAAAGCAAATAGCCAAAACCCAAAAGCTTTTCCCTTAGAGAAGCTTGTATCTGTTCTGCCACTGGGATGTGCTACCCACATTAAGAGAGGTCTTCCCACCATAACTGTTGATGGGCCATTCTGTGAGCTAAAGTCCTGGGTTGAATAAGAAGGAGGAAGCAAGCTGAACTCCagcatccatctgtctctgcctcctgactgagGATGTGATGTGACCATGTATCTTAATTTCCTTTGCCACGACTTTCCCCGTTATGATAGACCGTGTGCCTTTAAAccgtgagccaaaacaaaccctgctTTACATTGCCTGCCAAGTGCTTAGTCACAGTATTGAGAAAGATAGCTAATGCAAGGATTAAAGACCAAGCATGAAAGAGCatataaagctattttttttttttttgagttttagctgcattttggttttccttctgttttgagggtagatctctgaattcaactTCCTGAGTCTTGAAGTAGCAACAACTATTTTTGCATTTCAAAAGAATCCAACACACATTATTCCTTTGAGGTCATGGCTGTGAAGATTGAGCTCTCTTTTTACTTCCATTGACCATCAGTGTGTTAGGTTAGGAACTAGACATGCAAGTCACTGCGTTCTTTCATCACATTGACCCATTTATAAAaggtggtttaaaaaaaatgaggttctgggagagatggctcagcagttaagagcactgtctgctcttccagaggttctgagttcaattcccagcaaccatatagtgtctcacaaccatctgtaatgggatataaAGCCCTTtactggtgtatctgaagacagtgacagtgtactcataaaataaataaatctttaaaaagatgagacactgattatttaaagaaaatgatgttcTGGAGAAGAGGGGTTTTATAACCTGAAAACTCTTTTCCAGCCCCACCCACCTTGTTTAAAATAATATCGGCCAGGCATGACGGCATAGAcctttattcccagaactcaggagccagaggcagtcTAATTTCTGACAGTCTaaggccaggctgatctacatgacaacatccaggctagccagggctacataatgagaccctgactcTGAAAATAGTTGTTTAAAACTGTATCAAATAATATTAAGGTAATGTTATTTAATATGAATGTTATATTGCTATATATAAagtatggctttaaaaaaaaactgtttagtAAATCATCTGAGCCTGTGAGGTGGTGTGGTGAGCAAAGGTAGTTAAGGAGCTTGATTGTTGGTATCTGTCTAGTGGAAAGAAGAGAGCAGACTCTCACAAGATGCCCTCTGACCACACATGCACTCCGAAATACATGAACGCCTGCACAAAAGTGCATAGAAgcaaatagatagacagacagacagacagacagacagatacaaaaaTAGAAGGCAAGCAAAACCAATGATGCTTGTTTTCATCTCAGAAAGCTGGAAGGATAGCATAGTCAGCCAAGAAAAGGGGAGGAAATTGCACAGCTAAGAGCAGAAGGCAATGTAATGCATAGCTGACACACGGCACTAATACCAACAAAGACAAAAGCTGTTTCTGAAAAtaatgagggggctggagagatgactgaacAGTTAAAAGCAGGTCCTTGCTTTCACAGAGGACCatagttcaattcctaacacctgtatcaggcagctcacaactacccataatgcgAGCTCTGGGGGATTGAACCCCCTTTTCAGGCCTTCAAGGGCACCCACACAATAGCAAATGATGGAAAAGCACATTTTTAGAATTAGTCAGTTGGACTCGATTTAGATGAGCCAGTTTTGTTAACAACACCTACAGTGCTGAATGCAGAGCCAGGGGAATGTGTCTCTTCCCCTCCAGACGCTGTAAGAGAAGACAAGGTGGCTGGAGTCACTTTTTTTCCATCCTCAGCTGCCATCTTGTGAAAAAAACAAGAGTTAGCTTTGGGATGAGACCATTAACTCATATAAATGTCAAGTTAATTACTACAGAGAGAAataatcaataagacaaaaacaagcaaTATCAGAAACAAAAGGGGGACTTAGCTATGAATATTATAGACATTAAAGAATATGACACCCCTATAAATGCCTTTATGCTAATAAGCTGAAGTTGTCCCTGATCATGAATTTGCAGACAAGTCTGTTTAGACACTCACTTAGTAAAATAGTTAGGGGAAATGAGTAGATATGTGTGTAATTGTATATCTGTTGAACAAGGTGGATTTGCAATTGAAAACCTCCCTACAAAGGAAATTCTTGGCCCAGCAGTCCTCACTGGGGAatcttccaaacacacacacacacacacacacacacacacacacacacacacactcagtcttACACAAACTCAGCACTGGAGCCAGAGGGAGCAATTCCAgattctcattcttcttcttaTCATAACCATGATCGTTGTCATCATCAGcatcattattaaatatattagtcCCTGATATTGAACCCGTACAATGACATTAGATAAAAAGAGAATGGAAAGCCATTATCTTTAATGAATACAAATGTTAAAATCCCAAGGAACTGTCAAAAAGTCAAATACTGTATGACTGTATCAAGATATAAAATGCATAACACTTGAAAATTAACCACTGTAGTTTAACatactgcaagaaaaaaaatcaaacatcatcccaataaatattgaaaacaacTGTAAAATATAAGTTATTTGTGATTAAAAATGTAAAGGTTCTAAGCAACAAAGAAGTATACAGTGGATACTCCTTAATTGAATAATTTTATCTACACAAAATCTATGCTTAACTTgctatttaataattaaaatagccAATTCTTCTATGATTACAATACAAATTGGTAAAGTTGTCTCTTGGTATCCTTGGTAGATTGGTTGTAGGGCCCTCTCTCATACCCAAGCCCATGGATACTCAAATTCCTTACATAAAATGCATAGTTTGTGGGACTGAGgtttagagagatgactcagcagattgGAGTGTTGACTATGcaaagcatgaggacatgagttcaaattcccagcacacaggtgAAGAAAATCTGAGTATGGGTGTACTCAGCTGTAATACCAGGGCTGGGGAGTTGAGATGGAAGATTGTTGAGGCATGCTGGTGGCTagcctagctccagattcagtgagagaccctgtctcaaaggaataaagtAGAGTATAGGATACCTGGTATCCACTCACTGATAGGCACACATAAACTCAAACGTGCATACACATGTGATACAACACATTCCTCTAACACACACGcgcgagcgcacacacacacacacacacaatattgcATAGTCTTTGCGTGTAATCTAGGGACATTGTCACATGTAGTGTAAATGATCTCTAGGTTCCTTATTTTGCCTACTGCAAAGCAAGTATGAAGTTTGTAGTTGCTATAGTGCATTATTGAGGGAATAATAGGGGGAGAGTTGTACATTTTTATACAGCGGATCCCCCTTGTAGGCTTAACTACATTCCTGATGAGCTGTTGTTTGTATCTACGGGTGCAGAACCTGCAGCTGCAAAGGTCCAAACTGTGTAATAACGCCAGAAGGAAAAACAGATGTTGCACCTGGAAATGAAGAACTAAAGTTAGTAAAGCTTTCAAAACCCACTGACGGAATCAGTGACTCAATGTCTTCAAACACAACATTGAGACACGGTTGCATTATATATACTGGGAAGGTTTGAGTCTGATCCCTAATGGGTGTTGGAGCTTTGGTCTTTAGTGTGAGAGGAGTGAGACTCTTAAGAGATTAAGCTTGGTgggaggaagttaggtcattgggTCACTGCACTTGAAGAGATTGATGTAGTTATTGTGAGACCTCCCGTTAGTTTGCTAGAGAGggagttgttaaaaaaaaacaaaaacaaaaaaccagtgaGCCTGACTTCTTGATCTGGCTTCCTGTTCTGTCATGTGATCTCTCCTCCACCCCTGTTCACTTCTATCCTGATGCTGCCCACCACTATGTGATTACCCATTGGAGGGAGGCTCACCCAAAGTGAGCCAATTGTCTATGACAGTCCTTTGAACCTTCAGAGCTGTGACTCAAGAaaacataatttctttaaaatatagtttaattaCCTATTTGTgttgtgtatatagtgtgtgtgtgtgtgtgtgtgtgtgtgttgtatgaacCAGAGTGTTCAGATAAGTACTTATGTGTTTGCCCaagcagaagccagagcagaATGTCAGGTACCTTCTGTCACTGTCTGCATTACTACCTCAGAGAGGTCTTTTACTGAACAGGAAGCCCACTGTTttgtctaggctggctggccaatcaGCTCTCAGGAACCTCCTTAGTGCAGTCATTAGTggcttttacatgagtgctgggggtttgaattcaggtcctcgaACCTGCAGAGAaagtgttcttatccactgagcccagcactcaggggacagaggcagaagggtctctGTGAATCAATGCCTGCCTGGTCTATATGGCAAGTTCCAGACGAGTCAGAGCTACACACTGAGACTttgccttttaaaagaaaagtggggtctggagagatgggctcagcagttaagagcgctgactgctcttccagaggtcctgagttcaaatcccagcaactacatcgtggctcacaatcatctgtaatgggatctgataccctcttctggtgtgtatgaagaaagcaacagcatacttacatacataaaataaattaatcaatcttttttttattagatattttctttatttacatgtcatatgatttctcctttcccagttcccctcaaaANNNNNNNNNNNNNNNNNNNNNNNNNNNNNNNNNNNNNNNNNNNNNNNNNNNNNNNNNNNNNNNNNNNNNNNNNNNNNNNNNNNNNNNNNNNNNNNNNNNNNNNNNNNNNNNNNNNNNNNNNNNNNNNNNNNNNNNNNNNNNNNNNNNNNNNNNNNNNNNNNNNNNNNNNNNNNNNNNNNNNNNNNNNNNNNNNNNNNNNNNNNNNNNNNNNNNNNNNNNNNNNNNNNNNNNNNNNNNNNNNNNNNNNNNNNNNNNNNNNNNNNNNNNNNNNNNNNNNNNNNNNNNNNNNNNNNNNNNNNNNNNNNNNNNNNNNNNNNNNNNNNNNNNNNNNNNNNNNNNNNNNNNNNNNNNNNNNNNNNNNNNNNNNNNNNNNNNNNNNNNNNNNNNNNNNNNNNNNNNNNNNNNNNNNNNNNNNNNNNNNNNNNNNNNNNNNNNNNNNNNNNNNNNNNNNNNNNNNNNNNNNNNNNNNNNNNNNNNNNNNNNNNNNNNNNNNNNNNNNNNNNNNNNNNNNNNNNNNNNNNNNNNNNNNNNNNNNNNNNNNNNNNNNNNNNNNNNNNN from Mastomys coucha isolate ucsf_1 unplaced genomic scaffold, UCSF_Mcou_1 pScaffold18, whole genome shotgun sequence carries:
- the Kif12 gene encoding kinesin-like protein KIF12 isoform X1, which translates into the protein MTGCGRLGRRDGCKVHLDSLAVVRGRHIGKGKKSCAVQGMEERGSPDGDPARNLEQGPEGSETPIQVVLRVRPMSTVELRRGEQSALHCSGTRTLQVSPPGGGPEVAFRFGAVMDGARTQEDVFRACGVKRLGELALRGFSCTVFTFGQTGSGKTYTLTGPPPQGEGVPVPPSLTGIMQRTFTWLLDRVQHLDSPVTLRASYLEIYNEQVWDLLSLGSARPLPVRWTKARGFYVEQLRVVEFGSLEALLELLQMGLSRRRSSSHTLNQASSRSHALLTLHISHPTSQQVPPVDLGGPPVGGKLCFVDLAGSEKVAATGSRGQLMLEANSINRSLLALGHCISLLLDPQRKQSHIPFRDSKLTKLLADSLGGRGVTLMVACVSPSAQCLPETLSTLRYASRAQRITTQPQGPKSPGVKPPQPVEAELLRLQEENRHLRLQLDQVHTRAPGPHGARVAWAQRNLYGMLQEFMLENERLRKEMGQLRSSRDLARAEQHVLAQRVHELERRLLSACSLPQQGSTPVCSCRMVPAASCHALPPLCSCCHLCPLCRMSLAHWACPWRECRVPQQVLEPEAPGHMSPCVRPPPWAPPPSPGSAKPPRERSQSDWTQTGVMAEMLTGEEVVPSAPPLPAGPRNMPHVLRGGSGIPNLTPRLETLIHQISSSLNLSQRQSQPSEDTQSPGQGLSSF
- the Kif12 gene encoding kinesin-like protein KIF12 isoform X2; this encodes MEERGSPDGDPARNLEQGPEGSETPIQVVLRVRPMSTVELRRGEQSALHCSGTRTLQVSPPGGGPEVAFRFGAVMDGARTQEDVFRACGVKRLGELALRGFSCTVFTFGQTGSGKTYTLTGPPPQGEGVPVPPSLTGIMQRTFTWLLDRVQHLDSPVTLRASYLEIYNEQVWDLLSLGSARPLPVRWTKARGFYVEQLRVVEFGSLEALLELLQMGLSRRRSSSHTLNQASSRSHALLTLHISHPTSQQVPPVDLGGPPVGGKLCFVDLAGSEKVAATGSRGQLMLEANSINRSLLALGHCISLLLDPQRKQSHIPFRDSKLTKLLADSLGGRGVTLMVACVSPSAQCLPETLSTLRYASRAQRITTQPQGPKSPGVKPPQPVEAELLRLQEENRHLRLQLDQVHTRAPGPHGARVAWAQRNLYGMLQEFMLENERLRKEMGQLRSSRDLARAEQHVLAQRVHELERRLLSACSLPQQGSTPVCSCRMVPAASCHALPPLCSCCHLCPLCRMSLAHWACPWRECRVPQVLEPEAPGHMSPCVRPPPWAPPPSPGSAKPPRERSQSDWTQTGVMAEMLTGEEVVPSAPPLPAGPRNMPHVLRGGSGIPNLTPRLETLIHQISSSLNLSQRQSQPSEDTQSPGQGLSSF